One Candidatus Parcubacteria bacterium DNA segment encodes these proteins:
- a CDS encoding ABC transporter ATP-binding protein, which yields MSIYVEVKNLKKIYHGKVPTHALKGVTFDVKEGEFVAIMGKSGGGKSTLLHQLGLLDIPTEGTLLIDNTEVLKLSNHQKTLFRLQRLGYIFQEYALIFELTALENVLLPAFALNGSQQSYRERAIDMLDKVGLKERVDHRPHELSGGEQQRVAIARALINNPKILFADEPMANLDTNSSRQILELFQKLNKELRQTIVMVTHEPDDQKYVDRVIWIKDGLIEKEEKVV from the coding sequence ATGAGTATTTACGTTGAAGTAAAAAATTTAAAAAAGATTTATCACGGCAAGGTTCCAACACATGCTTTGAAAGGTGTCACTTTTGATGTTAAAGAAGGTGAATTTGTGGCAATCATGGGTAAGAGTGGCGGTGGAAAATCAACATTACTTCACCAGCTGGGACTTTTAGATATTCCCACAGAAGGAACATTGTTAATTGATAATACTGAAGTTTTGAAGTTAAGTAATCATCAAAAGACTTTATTTAGACTTCAACGTTTGGGTTATATTTTTCAAGAATACGCACTGATTTTTGAATTGACAGCGTTGGAAAATGTTTTATTGCCAGCATTTGCTTTAAATGGCTCACAACAGAGCTATAGAGAAAGAGCAATTGATATGCTTGACAAGGTTGGCTTAAAAGAACGAGTAGATCATCGCCCCCATGAATTATCTGGTGGTGAACAGCAAAGAGTGGCGATTGCCAGAGCCTTAATTAACAACCCAAAGATTTTGTTTGCTGATGAGCCAATGGCGAATTTAGACACTAATTCTTCAAGACAAATTTTAGAACTTTTCCAAAAATTGAATAAAGAATTAAGGCAAACAATTGTTATGGTGACACACGAACCAGATGATCAAAAATATGTTGACAGAGTTATTTGGATTAAAGATGGGTTGATTGAAAAGGAAGAGAAAGTCGTCTAA
- a CDS encoding peptidoglycan-binding protein produces MKKIIAILLSAGILFTVLCAPVSLSAKTTNDSSAQELIQTLQEQIENLKTQIEALIIKIESLEQARLEARETTKEIKGTLKLIRHLREGMSGEDVTLLQEVLATDIDVYPEGLVTGYFGPLTKNAVKRFQKIAGIEQVGLVGPKTSARINELLLVGAGKSGKVPPGLLIAPGIRKKLGFTPQALPGQELPPGIAKKLDGGTFGKDTMPPAISNVTASNIDAISAGITWTTDEKADSRVWYSTTTPLVVVTGTMNAISTRFVLSHYVALSNLISDTIYYFIVNSTDRAGNNDISEQKTFTTLTTEEQGCIDSGGEVSTSMCCKSASDFPNTCAIGACGCSSENSHEVKVCNCETDKCFNGTACVDIE; encoded by the coding sequence ATGAAAAAAATTATTGCTATTCTTTTAAGCGCAGGTATTTTATTTACTGTTTTATGCGCGCCTGTTTCTCTTTCAGCTAAAACAACAAACGATTCTTCTGCTCAGGAACTTATCCAGACATTACAAGAGCAGATTGAAAATTTAAAAACCCAGATAGAAGCATTAATCATAAAGATAGAATCGTTGGAACAAGCAAGGCTAGAAGCAAGGGAGACAACCAAAGAGATTAAAGGAACCTTAAAATTAATCAGACATTTGCGTGAGGGTATGAGCGGTGAAGACGTTACGTTGCTGCAAGAAGTATTAGCAACAGACATAGATGTTTATCCTGAAGGACTGGTTACAGGATATTTTGGCCCATTGACAAAAAATGCAGTAAAAAGATTTCAGAAAATAGCAGGTATTGAACAAGTTGGATTAGTCGGACCAAAAACATCAGCTAGGATTAATGAGTTACTTCTTGTAGGAGCAGGTAAATCCGGCAAAGTGCCACCCGGTCTTTTAATTGCTCCGGGAATTAGAAAAAAACTCGGCTTTACTCCTCAAGCATTACCCGGACAGGAACTTCCTCCTGGTATTGCTAAAAAATTGGATGGAGGAACATTCGGAAAAGACACTATGCCGCCTGCTATTTCAAATGTTACAGCAAGTAACATTGACGCTATATCAGCCGGAATTACCTGGACCACTGACGAGAAAGCAGACAGCAGGGTCTGGTATAGCACTACAACTCCACTTGTTGTTGTAACTGGAACCATGAACGCAATTTCTACTCGTTTTGTGTTAAGCCACTATGTCGCATTATCTAATCTCATCTCTGATACTATCTACTACTTTATAGTAAATTCTACTGATAGAGCAGGTAATAATGACATTAGCGAGCAAAAGACATTTACTACATTAACTACAGAAGAGCAGGGATGTATAGATTCTGGAGGAGAAGTATCAACATCAATGTGTTGTAAATCAGCCAGTGATTTCCCAAATACCTGTGCTATCGGTGCTTGCGGTTGCTCTTCAGAAAATAGTCATGAAGTGAAAGTTTGCAATTGCGAAACTGATAAATGTTTTAACGGAACTGCTTGTGTAGACATTGAGTAA
- a CDS encoding secondary thiamine-phosphate synthase enzyme YjbQ has translation MFKEFNVSTENRYQLIDITEKVEEIVKEGGVKNGLVFIFVPHSTASIILTENEEGLKRDWLEIFKKLISGIDFQHNRIDNNADSHILSGLAGQGKILPIKDGRTIRGTWQQIFLVEFDGPRTRKIIVKIIEG, from the coding sequence ATGTTTAAAGAATTTAATGTTTCAACAGAAAATAGGTATCAGTTGATTGATATTACTGAAAAAGTGGAAGAAATAGTTAAAGAAGGCGGCGTTAAAAACGGCTTGGTTTTTATTTTTGTCCCTCATTCTACGGCCAGCATTATTTTGACCGAGAACGAAGAAGGATTAAAAAGGGACTGGCTTGAAATCTTCAAAAAGCTAATATCCGGGATTGATTTTCAACACAACAGAATTGATAATAATGCTGATTCTCATATCCTTTCCGGCTTGGCTGGTCAAGGGAAGATTTTGCCGATTAAAGATGGTAGAACTATAAGAGGGACTTGGCAGCAAATTTTCTTAGTCGAATTTGACGGTCCAAGAACAAGAAAAATAATAGTAAAAATAATAGAAGGTTGA
- a CDS encoding metallopeptidase family protein — translation MLEKDFEKLVKKAIVRLPKHIQKKMDNVAIVTKKKPSQYELEKTGIKIGGALLGLYQGVPKIAWGRGFGMILPDKITIFQDSIEQMASSQDEIKELVKIVVWHEIAHHFGFNESQIRKLEAKWKKR, via the coding sequence ATGTTAGAGAAAGATTTTGAAAAATTAGTTAAAAAAGCCATTGTGAGATTACCTAAACATATCCAAAAGAAAATGGATAATGTGGCTATTGTAACCAAGAAAAAACCTTCTCAATATGAATTGGAAAAAACTGGGATAAAAATAGGAGGAGCGCTTTTAGGGCTTTATCAAGGAGTTCCTAAAATAGCTTGGGGCAGGGGTTTTGGCATGATACTGCCAGATAAAATTACTATTTTCCAGGACTCAATTGAACAAATGGCTTCTTCGCAGGATGAAATAAAGGAATTAGTTAAAATCGTTGTTTGGCACGAAATTGCCCACCACTTCGGCTTTAATGAAAGCCAAATCCGCAAATTAGAGGCCAAGTGGAAAAAGAGATAA
- a CDS encoding mechanosensitive ion channel, which yields MEQIQLFIIDIIKTYSISVFWILVLFFGARVVLKKIVRKMIKLVEDENYEDKSDSEKRAETLGGIIITTGNVVIYIVVLLMVLKLFGVDITPILAGVGIIGLAVGFGAQSLVKDFVSGLFILIENQYGIGDKVKIGSFEGRVKKITMRATVLQDDEGKTFHISNGLIKDVVNFSQSKK from the coding sequence ATGGAACAGATTCAATTATTTATTATTGATATTATTAAAACTTATAGTATAAGTGTTTTTTGGATTTTAGTTTTATTTTTTGGAGCTAGGGTTGTGCTGAAAAAAATAGTTAGAAAGATGATTAAATTGGTTGAAGATGAAAATTATGAAGATAAATCAGATTCAGAGAAAAGAGCTGAAACATTGGGAGGTATAATTATTACCACTGGTAATGTTGTTATCTATATTGTAGTTCTTTTAATGGTTCTAAAGCTTTTTGGCGTGGATATTACTCCGATTTTAGCAGGAGTTGGAATTATTGGATTGGCAGTTGGCTTCGGCGCGCAGTCATTAGTTAAAGATTTTGTTTCAGGCCTGTTTATTTTAATTGAAAACCAATATGGCATTGGAGATAAAGTAAAAATAGGAAGTTTTGAGGGACGAGTTAAAAAAATCACAATGCGCGCTACTGTTTTGCAAGATGATGAAGGCAAGACATTTCACATATCAAACGGTTTAATTAAGGATGTAGTGAATTTTTCTCAAAGTAAAAAATAG
- a CDS encoding peptidylprolyl isomerase produces the protein MQTNLGEIKLELFLLDAPKTVENFTKLSRDGFYDGVKFHRVIKGFMIQSGDPLSKDNSLKDRWGTGGPGYVFTDEIHSNNHNIIGTISMANAGSNTNGSQFFINTDNNNFLDAKHTVFGKVIEGIDIVEKIENIATDGRDRPIDDVTIESIKIADN, from the coding sequence ATGCAAACTAATCTTGGTGAGATTAAATTAGAGCTTTTCTTGCTTGATGCGCCGAAAACAGTTGAGAATTTTACTAAGCTTTCCAGAGATGGTTTTTATGACGGTGTAAAATTTCATCGCGTAATCAAAGGGTTTATGATTCAAAGCGGTGATCCTTTGAGCAAGGATAATTCTCTTAAAGACAGATGGGGGACAGGCGGGCCAGGATATGTTTTTACAGATGAGATTCATTCAAATAATCATAATATTATTGGAACGATTTCTATGGCTAATGCCGGATCAAATACCAATGGCAGCCAGTTTTTCATAAATACTGATAATAATAATTTTCTTGATGCCAAACATACTGTTTTTGGTAAAGTTATAGAGGGGATTGATATTGTTGAAAAAATTGAAAATATTGCTACAGATGGCCGAGATCGTCCAATTGATGATGTGACGATTGAGAGCATTAAGATTGCAGATAATTAA
- a CDS encoding CBS domain-containing protein, producing MDNTMLSFVTPLRNIAQCSPETTLGSALSIIQSSHEPVFVFDYNNKFLGLVSPYYTLFKKRYPYTTKVKSLIIVPPRINNSTPFYEIADFMAATRIYTLPVSDDKNEINGIVSAKNMINKLSKKPDIFSQIAEKIKIEKATTAKINSNVRDIYKLLREKATTRVVLVNDKNKLDGIIARKDIESAFMKPTEKQRASTRKGKPINYSFDQEIANRFDVPVIKFYTRNVLSIKKHLGIEKSLERMIEAEKNSIVIVDKNNFPYGIISIRTILKAMAGFRPKREIPIIFRKPLKTTTDYEMEKIYSLIEQFGQKINKISSVKQIKINFKKNKNPVGSTILFHITLLVEFFSGKILIAEVKERKVIIGIGEAMKRIKKQLRRR from the coding sequence ATGGACAACACTATGCTTTCTTTTGTTACTCCCTTGAGAAATATTGCTCAATGTTCTCCAGAAACAACGCTTGGTTCGGCTTTATCTATAATACAAAGCAGTCATGAGCCTGTTTTTGTTTTTGATTATAATAATAAATTTCTTGGATTAGTTTCGCCATACTATACTCTATTTAAAAAAAGATATCCTTACACAACTAAGGTTAAATCTCTTATTATTGTTCCGCCTCGTATAAACAACTCAACCCCTTTTTATGAAATCGCTGATTTTATGGCTGCTACCAGGATTTACACCCTTCCTGTATCAGATGATAAGAATGAAATTAATGGAATTGTAAGCGCTAAAAATATGATAAATAAATTATCAAAAAAACCAGATATTTTCAGCCAAATAGCTGAAAAAATAAAAATAGAAAAAGCTACAACAGCTAAAATAAATTCAAATGTCCGAGATATTTATAAACTGCTTCGTGAAAAAGCGACTACCCGTGTTGTCTTAGTCAATGATAAAAACAAATTAGATGGCATTATAGCAAGAAAAGATATTGAAAGCGCGTTTATGAAACCGACTGAAAAGCAAAGAGCATCTACAAGAAAAGGAAAACCTATAAATTATTCTTTTGACCAAGAAATAGCAAACAGGTTTGATGTCCCTGTAATAAAATTCTATACAAGAAATGTTCTTTCAATTAAAAAACACTTAGGCATTGAAAAATCATTGGAAAGAATGATTGAGGCGGAAAAAAACAGCATTGTTATTGTAGATAAAAATAACTTCCCTTATGGAATAATTTCCATCCGTACTATTTTAAAAGCTATGGCAGGATTCAGGCCGAAAAGAGAAATTCCTATTATCTTTAGAAAACCCTTGAAAACGACAACTGATTATGAAATGGAAAAAATATACAGCTTAATTGAACAATTCGGGCAAAAGATAAATAAAATATCTTCTGTCAAGCAAATAAAAATAAATTTTAAAAAAAATAAGAATCCTGTTGGAAGCACAATTCTTTTTCATATAACGCTTTTGGTAGAGTTTTTTTCCGGAAAGATTTTGATTGCCGAAGTAAAGGAAAGAAAAGTAATAATTGGCATTGGAGAAGCTATGAAAAGAATTAAAAAACAGCTAAGGAGAAGATAA
- a CDS encoding MFS transporter, producing MFSLVGKIKNQFAGIEPVAKKLSFSHFLLMFGYKLFSLYFPLFLVWKGLSFAQVGYTYLFIYLPLAFFSPISGFLCSRFNEKVLMIIGIFGYFLYSLGMILNVNLFFFYLFQVLLGISASLFFVSSKSLFVSLTKKANESFAWFYSMPIYAEVLAPAIGAFLIWQFGFVGVFIFSFAIHFFNIFYSSKSLKKIKNLSRVQPENIEKIKNDYSSIFKKIKEKEVALLLGLVFLTIILTGFYRAFFVLYLKNQLFWSQNKILLFISLVSIVFVVISWKLIKIIGAQKSRTNVLQGSIIKSLVTIVLGIGFKFLTFNSLFIVKIVERMSYLMINSGRSGYFARKFKKFPEEIGAIDTLFIPLGVAVGSLLGGFLLNFFSFAVIFQWFGIFLLICTILVWFLIRRE from the coding sequence ATGTTCTCATTAGTTGGAAAAATTAAAAATCAGTTTGCAGGTATTGAGCCAGTAGCGAAAAAGCTTTCTTTTTCTCATTTTCTGCTTATGTTTGGTTATAAGCTTTTTTCTCTTTATTTTCCGCTTTTTTTAGTTTGGAAAGGATTATCATTTGCGCAGGTTGGTTATACATATCTTTTTATATATCTTCCATTGGCTTTTTTCTCGCCAATAAGCGGTTTTCTTTGCTCTCGATTTAATGAAAAAGTTTTGATGATTATTGGTATTTTTGGCTATTTTCTTTATTCTTTGGGAATGATTTTAAATGTTAATTTATTTTTCTTTTATCTCTTTCAGGTTCTTTTAGGCATTTCTGCTTCTTTATTTTTTGTAAGCTCCAAAAGCTTATTTGTTTCTTTAACTAAAAAAGCCAATGAATCTTTTGCTTGGTTTTATTCAATGCCTATTTACGCAGAGGTATTGGCGCCGGCAATAGGAGCTTTTTTAATCTGGCAGTTTGGCTTTGTTGGTGTTTTTATTTTTAGCTTTGCTATTCACTTTTTTAATATTTTTTATTCTTCCAAATCACTTAAGAAAATAAAAAATTTAAGTAGAGTTCAGCCGGAAAACATTGAAAAAATTAAAAATGATTATTCGTCAATATTTAAAAAAATTAAAGAAAAGGAAGTAGCGCTTCTTTTAGGACTGGTTTTTCTAACAATTATTCTAACTGGTTTTTACAGGGCATTTTTCGTTCTATATTTAAAAAATCAACTTTTCTGGTCTCAAAATAAAATTTTACTCTTTATTTCTCTAGTATCAATAGTATTCGTGGTTATTTCCTGGAAATTGATTAAAATTATCGGCGCTCAAAAAAGCAGAACCAATGTGCTTCAGGGAAGCATTATAAAATCATTAGTAACGATTGTTTTAGGAATTGGTTTTAAATTTTTAACCTTTAACTCGCTTTTTATTGTTAAAATTGTTGAAAGAATGAGTTATTTAATGATAAATTCCGGCAGAAGCGGTTATTTCGCAAGAAAGTTTAAAAAATTTCCTGAAGAAATTGGAGCCATTGATACGCTCTTTATTCCTTTAGGAGTGGCTGTTGGTTCTTTGCTAGGCGGTTTTTTGCTGAATTTCTTTTCTTTCGCAGTTATTTTCCAATGGTTTGGAATTTTTCTTTTAATTTGTACTATTCTTGTCTGGTTTTTAATAAGAAGAGAGTAA
- the xth gene encoding exodeoxyribonuclease III has protein sequence MKIISWNVNGIRAACKKGFLKWLRNSKADIVCLQETKAWPEQLEPNLLKPDGYYSYFNSALKKGYAGLAVYTKRKPLKIETKSGIKRFDQEGRILKLEYPDFILVNLYLPHGGRQKENMVYKLKSYDELLKYFKKINKKKVILVGDFNVAHQEIDLARPKDNKNNTMFTLEERKRIDKITELGFIDTFRKFNKKPGNYTWWPYYRNARQRNLGWRIDYIFTSKALTSKLKKAFILKNVKGSDHCPIGIEILR, from the coding sequence ATGAAAATTATTTCTTGGAATGTTAATGGAATAAGAGCAGCTTGCAAAAAAGGTTTTTTGAAATGGCTTAGAAATTCCAAAGCTGATATTGTTTGTCTTCAGGAAACCAAAGCATGGCCAGAGCAGTTAGAACCAAATTTACTAAAGCCAGATGGCTATTATTCATACTTTAATTCAGCTTTAAAAAAAGGATATGCTGGGTTAGCTGTCTATACTAAAAGAAAACCTTTAAAAATAGAAACCAAGTCAGGTATAAAACGATTTGACCAAGAAGGGAGAATATTAAAACTTGAATATCCTGATTTTATTTTAGTCAATCTTTATTTGCCTCACGGCGGAAGGCAAAAAGAAAATATGGTTTATAAGCTGAAGAGCTATGATGAGCTTTTGAAATATTTTAAAAAAATTAATAAAAAGAAAGTAATACTTGTTGGAGATTTTAATGTTGCTCATCAAGAGATTGATTTAGCCAGACCGAAGGACAATAAAAATAATACAATGTTCACCTTAGAAGAAAGAAAAAGAATTGATAAAATTACTGAACTCGGCTTTATAGACACTTTTAGAAAATTTAATAAAAAGCCGGGAAATTATACTTGGTGGCCATATTATAGAAATGCCAGGCAGAGGAATCTTGGCTGGAGAATAGATTATATTTTCACTAGCAAGGCATTAACTTCCAAATTAAAGAAAGCATTTATCCTTAAAAATGTTAAAGGTTCAGACCATTGCCCTATAGGAATAGAAATTTTACGATGA
- a CDS encoding MBL fold metallo-hydrolase, translated as MKTMKEISLITVYDNYQVEPEFKTGWGFSCLVRQSLGESGFNILFDTGADSHTLFSNMEKLKIDPKSIDFVFISHMHGDHTGGLQDLLEFNKGLKVYTPDLFSEPTKIFKNVYSTGWLEDWVKEQSLILNTEKGLVIITGCAHPGIINIIKKVKDMLKREVYLVLGGFHLSGTSDSELKEIIDDFKRLEVQKTAPCHCSGDRCRELFKQEYKNNFIENGVGKIINIQ; from the coding sequence ATGAAAACCATGAAAGAAATTTCTCTTATTACTGTTTATGATAATTACCAAGTTGAGCCGGAATTCAAAACAGGCTGGGGTTTTAGCTGCCTTGTCCGCCAAAGCCTTGGCGAAAGCGGATTTAATATTCTTTTTGACACTGGCGCTGACAGTCATACTTTATTCAGTAATATGGAAAAGCTAAAGATTGATCCCAAGAGCATTGATTTTGTTTTTATATCTCATATGCATGGAGACCATACCGGCGGATTGCAGGATTTATTGGAATTCAACAAAGGTTTAAAAGTATATACTCCTGATTTATTTTCAGAACCAACAAAAATATTTAAAAATGTATATTCCACGGGCTGGTTAGAGGATTGGGTTAAAGAACAATCTTTAATATTAAACACTGAAAAAGGATTAGTGATTATTACTGGCTGCGCTCATCCTGGAATTATTAATATTATTAAAAAAGTCAAAGACATGCTTAAAAGAGAGGTTTATTTGGTTTTAGGCGGTTTTCATTTGTCAGGAACCAGTGATTCTGAACTAAAGGAAATTATAGATGATTTTAAGAGGCTAGAAGTTCAAAAAACAGCACCCTGTCATTGTTCTGGGGATAGATGCCGGGAATTGTTCAAACAAGAATATAAAAATAACTTTATAGAAAACGGAGTAGGGAAAATAATTAATATACAATAA
- a CDS encoding S8 family serine peptidase: MKKIKIALGVVVMGVLVISGITLAAANGQVGERVYVLTDNPVVKTMLGVHHEFPGVFSTEVSPQLKVLTALGLIKTEPVQIYEITGKPICGDGKAHPSEQCGEPSLPDCPEGQICENCKCVEETTAPERICYPSVQKPWGIEKVNGGSGGTDVTVAVLDTGVYRDHLDLDVSLCKNATRGGPKLKDGCNDFHGHGTHTSGTVAANGGDDGKGIFGVAPDVNLWHIKVCVPHPIYDAICYGDDIAKAIRYVANKGTNIISISLSGDTQDSGIKEAIDYAVGENVLVVAAAGNDGPADGSIDYPAANAKVIAVGAIDSAEAVPDWSSRGINDGDYIIERKEVEFGAPGVAVESTWKNGCYNTIGGTSMAAPHIAGLAAKLWYTDAATTRTKLQELAKLHDLHIESDDSATGFGLPVAP, from the coding sequence ATGAAAAAGATAAAAATAGCATTAGGAGTAGTGGTTATGGGTGTTTTAGTCATTTCGGGAATAACCTTAGCTGCAGCAAACGGTCAGGTGGGGGAGCGAGTTTATGTTTTAACGGATAATCCAGTAGTAAAAACAATGTTAGGAGTTCATCACGAATTCCCTGGAGTGTTCTCTACCGAAGTTTCTCCTCAACTGAAAGTGCTAACTGCATTAGGACTGATAAAGACCGAACCAGTTCAGATATATGAAATCACTGGAAAACCTATTTGTGGCGATGGTAAAGCTCATCCTTCAGAACAATGCGGCGAGCCGAGCTTACCCGATTGTCCAGAAGGACAAATTTGTGAAAACTGTAAATGTGTAGAAGAAACTACAGCGCCAGAGAGAATTTGCTATCCAAGTGTTCAAAAACCTTGGGGTATTGAAAAAGTGAATGGTGGTTCTGGCGGGACAGATGTGACTGTTGCAGTCTTAGATACAGGAGTTTACAGAGACCATTTGGATTTAGATGTTAGCTTGTGCAAAAATGCTACAAGAGGAGGCCCAAAATTAAAAGACGGCTGTAATGATTTTCATGGTCATGGAACGCATACCTCTGGAACAGTAGCGGCTAATGGTGGCGATGATGGCAAGGGAATTTTCGGAGTTGCTCCAGATGTAAATCTATGGCATATAAAGGTTTGTGTGCCACACCCGATTTATGATGCAATATGTTATGGTGATGACATAGCTAAAGCAATTAGATATGTTGCTAACAAAGGAACAAATATAATTTCTATAAGCCTTAGTGGGGATACTCAGGATTCAGGGATTAAAGAAGCCATAGATTATGCAGTTGGTGAAAATGTTTTAGTAGTTGCAGCAGCAGGAAATGATGGTCCAGCTGATGGTTCAATAGATTACCCAGCGGCAAATGCTAAAGTAATAGCCGTTGGAGCAATTGATTCCGCAGAAGCAGTTCCAGACTGGTCATCTCGAGGAATAAATGATGGCGATTATATCATAGAAAGAAAAGAAGTTGAGTTTGGTGCGCCAGGAGTGGCTGTAGAATCAACCTGGAAAAATGGCTGTTATAATACTATTGGTGGAACATCTATGGCAGCTCCTCATATTGCAGGACTGGCAGCAAAGTTGTGGTATACGGATGCAGCCACAACAAGAACAAAGTTGCAAGAACTGGCAAAACTGCATGATCTACATATAGAAAGCGATGACTCGGCAACCGGATTCGGGCTTCCAGTAGCTCCCTAA
- a CDS encoding DUF1460 domain-containing protein, producing the protein MKKKTILIIIICFILFSATIILYQQNKLLVSEDKETQDTVIVNEDETNWQWASKQKKLYELAPTEVDLLLKELWKQFPDKDERLKAIAVLRIGMPYQIGCLGEESGRDKDPIFRLDKADCTVFVLTTAALLHSQDLEQAREMMKFLNYGTDKEITFENRLHFTTDRNMVSHYFSDITEEVAGSSKIITRKVILNKVKTDGKRWINIDWEKEMIIKYLHNEYITKELLIGLPKSVGIAFVKEKYFETGLDVVHEGLLFNGEMLIASSSIEKKVVAEDFYDYYFGEDGSSPKFDGIVLFDLTLLH; encoded by the coding sequence ATGAAGAAAAAAACGATATTGATAATAATAATCTGTTTTATTCTTTTTTCAGCAACAATAATTCTGTACCAACAAAACAAGTTGCTTGTCTCTGAGGATAAGGAGACTCAAGATACTGTGATAGTCAATGAGGATGAAACAAACTGGCAATGGGCTAGTAAGCAAAAGAAATTATATGAGTTGGCTCCAACAGAGGTTGATTTACTTTTAAAAGAACTCTGGAAGCAATTTCCAGATAAAGACGAGCGGTTGAAAGCCATAGCTGTTTTGCGGATTGGCATGCCTTATCAAATTGGTTGTTTAGGGGAAGAATCAGGACGAGATAAGGACCCTATTTTTAGATTAGATAAAGCTGATTGCACGGTATTTGTTTTAACCACTGCTGCTTTGCTTCATTCCCAAGATTTGGAACAAGCAAGAGAAATGATGAAATTTCTAAACTATGGGACAGACAAAGAAATAACTTTTGAAAATCGGCTTCATTTTACTACTGATCGTAATATGGTTTCGCATTATTTCTCTGATATTACTGAAGAAGTCGCTGGTTCTTCTAAAATAATTACCAGAAAAGTGATTTTAAATAAAGTAAAAACAGATGGCAAGCGCTGGATAAATATTGATTGGGAAAAAGAAATGATTATAAAATATCTGCACAATGAATATATTACTAAAGAGCTTCTTATTGGTTTGCCTAAATCAGTTGGAATTGCCTTTGTTAAGGAAAAGTATTTTGAGACAGGGTTAGATGTAGTTCATGAAGGGCTTTTATTTAATGGAGAAATGCTTATCGCCTCAAGTTCAATAGAGAAAAAAGTTGTGGCAGAGGATTTTTATGATTATTATTTCGGCGAAGATGGTTCTAGTCCTAAATTTGACGGCATTGTATTATTTGACTTGACCTTATTGCATTGA